A segment of the Actinomyces sp. oral taxon 171 str. F0337 genome:
GCACGTCGAGGCTCTCAATATCGATCCGGCTGACCAACCTCGCCAGGGCCGTGTCGTCGGTCAGGTCGACCGGACAGATGAGGACTGCCGTCTTGGACTCCTCCTCCAGTGCGAGCGCCAGCTCCTCCAGGTCGTTGACGGAGCGGGCCAACAGAATGAGGTCGTGATCCCGGGCCAGGTCCCTGGCCACGGCCAGGCCGATCCCGGAGGTCGCCCCGGTGATCAGGGCGATGGGGCGGCGCTGGTGGCGGCCGGAACCGGCGCGCGTGAATCCATGAGCGGGAGTGAAGGGGACGGACTCCCCCTGACGACGACGTCGGCCGGCCTTGGAGGCCGAGGCGTCGACCTGGGCGATCTGTGGACTCACTGGCCGTCCCTGAGGAAGGCGGCGGCCCCGAGCTCCCCGGGCACGGAGTAGGTGGCGGTGAGCGTGGCCCGGGCGATGCAGTGAGGTGCCAGGGTGAAGGCCGCCTTGGCGGGACTGGCCTCGTCGTTCAGGCCCAGAGTGTCCACGTCCAGGGCGGAGACGGTGAAGACGTAGCGGTGGTCGCCGTCGCCCGCCGGCGGGTAGGGGCCGAACCAGGCGTGGTCGCCCGAGTCCCCGGCCAGGTGGAAGGCGGCACCGTCGAGCTGAAGGTCGCTGGCCCCCGAGCCCCGCTCCAGCGAGGTGACCGAGGCGTCCAGGTCCACGATGGTCCAGTGCCACCAGCCCGACATGGTCGGAGCGTCCGGGTTGAAGCAGGACACGACGAAGGACTGCGTCTGCTCGGGGAAGCCCGACCAGCTCAAGGCGGGGGAGACGTTGTCGTGGATACCGGTGAAGATGTCCGGGATCCGTCCCCGCTCGGTCAGGTCCGCAGAGGTCAGCGTGAAGGAGGGGACCGAGGGCAGGAGGCCGGTAGGGGCCGGCGGGCGGGGGCGAGTGAGGTCGGCTGTCATAGGTGTACCTCCAGGCAGGTGATGGATAGGGGTGGTGGCCTTCCATGAGGGCACAGGCCCACTGTAGACGCCACTCCGCAGACCCGTCCCTGTGGATCTCCTGTGGGAGAACTTCGCAGACTCGTCATGCTGTGAGACCTCCTTGTTGCCGGCGCCCCCGATTGATGTCGCAGCGCAGCGTTATCCTGAACGACAGGCATCGAACCTATGTACAGAAGGAGGGGTGTCATGAGAGCCTCGACCACGCGCGCGCCATCGGACACCCAGAACCGCCTCAACCAGGCCCGCCTCGCCCTGAGACTGGCCGAGGAACGCACCGGACTACGCGACTGCGCAGCCCTGACAGTGCAGCGCGCCCTCCCCGCGGCGCCCTCTGCCTGGCAGGGTTCCGGTGTCCTCACCCTCCAAGGATCCACCACCGTCCTCCTGGCCGCCCTCGCCCTGCGCCAGGGCGCTACCGGCTGGTGCGGCGTCATCGGGGGAGACGAGCTGGGCTGGTGCGCGGCCACCGAGGTCGGCCTCGACCTCAACCGGGTCCTCACCGTCCCAACCTCCCTCCTCGATGACGCCTCCACCCCGACGGTCACCGCCGCCCTGCTCGACGGCGTCGATGTCCTCCTCATCGGCGCCCCCGTCGCCGAACGCCTGCGCCCCCAGCACCGCAGACGCCTGCTGGCCCGGGCGCGCGAGCGCGGCCGCCTCATCCTGACCCCCGCCCGCTGGGAAGGCGCCCGCATCCTCCAGGCCGGCCCCCTGGCCCCCGACACCGGAACCGGGAACACACCTCCCGCTCAGGACCCGGTGGAGGCCCCCGGAAGGCCCTCCGCCGACGGCGTCGTCATTCCCATCGGGCGAGGAGGCTCACCCTCCCCGGTGCGAGCCATCGAGATGCCAGCCGGATACCTCCAACGCCTCACCTGGGCCCTGACCGACCCGCAGCGCCCACGGCTCACCGCTACCGAAGAGCTCACGCTCTCACTGTCCGCCGAAGGACTGCGCACAGGTTCTCGCAACGCCGTCGACTCGGCCCCCAATCCGCAGGAGGCGACCGGATGAACCCGCCACAGCCGACCCCGCCGTCCGACCCGCCCGCCTCCAGACTCGTGGCCATCTGGGTCCCCGACTGGCCCGTCGTCGCCCTCACCCTGGAGACCCGCCAACAGCGTCGACACGCCCGTGCACGCCAAGGAGCCCCTCACCTGCCGGACCCGGCCACCGAGCCCGTCGCCGTCGTCGGCGCTCGCGGAGTCCTCGCCGCCTCCGCCCCGGCTCGCCGCGCCGGCATCAC
Coding sequences within it:
- a CDS encoding YbhB/YbcL family Raf kinase inhibitor-like protein — its product is MTADLTRPRPPAPTGLLPSVPSFTLTSADLTERGRIPDIFTGIHDNVSPALSWSGFPEQTQSFVVSCFNPDAPTMSGWWHWTIVDLDASVTSLERGSGASDLQLDGAAFHLAGDSGDHAWFGPYPPAGDGDHRYVFTVSALDVDTLGLNDEASPAKAAFTLAPHCIARATLTATYSVPGELGAAAFLRDGQ